The following coding sequences are from one Neurospora crassa OR74A linkage group I, whole genome shotgun sequence window:
- a CDS encoding MADS box protein, which yields MADITDQHEQTSPTELDDAHAVGNGNVNNNEPRGVKRARPATADDDDDDDDKGGRERRKIEIKFISDKSRRHITFSKRKAGIMKKAYELSVLTGTQVLLLVVSETGLVYTFTTPKLQPLVTKAEGKNLIQACLNAPEPASAENGVDDSNAVDSPEEPSSAHLPPQQGRPGMPPQGHMPPNYMPAVGAMDAQQAQALAYTNYVQQQRGGQYMPQPGLQQHAGHQA from the exons ATGGCCGACATCACCGATCAGCACGAACAGACCTCGCCCACCGAGCTGGACGACGCGCATGCCGTGGGCAATGGcaatgtcaacaacaacgaaccCCGCGGTGTCAAGCGCGCCCGCCCGGCCACggccgatgacgatgatgatgacgatgacaaGGGCGGCCGCGAGCGCCGCAAAATCGAAATCAAGTTCATCAGCGACAAGTCGCGTCGCCACATTACCTTTTCCAAGCGCAAGGCTGGTATCATGAAGAAG GCCTACGAGCTTTCCGTATTGACAGGAACCCAAGTACTGCTACTCGTTGTTTCCGAAACTGGCCTGGTCTACACCTTCACAACTCCCAAGTTGCAGCCTCTCGTAACCAAGGCCGAGGGAAAGAACTTGATTCAG GCATGCCTAAACGCCCCCGAGCCCGCGTCTGCCGAGAATGGCGTGGACGACTCTAATGCGGTTGACTCGCCCGAAGAGCCCTCGAGCGCCCACCTGCCTCCCCAGCAAGGCCGACCTGGCATGCCGCCCCAAGGACACATGCCTCCCAACTACATGCCCGCTGTCGGCGCAATGGATGCCCAGCAAGCGCAAGCATTGGCGTATACAAACTAcgtacaacaacaaagaggTGGCCAATACATGCCTCAGCCTGGTCTGCAGCAGCATGCCGGTCATCAGGCATAA